One Candidatus Desulfatibia profunda DNA window includes the following coding sequences:
- a CDS encoding flagellar basal body-associated FliL family protein, with protein MTEKDNDIDDSKLGIELDKLEVPKIDPAPISKAVDTGKAAVLENLGKIEHEVESEAGPSPKKPGFKVILATAAVVLAAGLFFLLNQKIIKLPFLTGNGKGSAVTSIAYHTIDPIVTNLGANKHIEISLMFKNDPELTKQISAANPIIRDDILMLLTSADMKKKIKESDLENLKSYIENEVTNRLKNNYNDKIILKELRVF; from the coding sequence ATGACTGAAAAAGATAATGATATTGACGATTCCAAGCTTGGCATCGAGTTGGATAAACTTGAAGTGCCCAAAATTGATCCTGCTCCGATTTCTAAAGCGGTGGATACCGGGAAAGCAGCGGTTTTGGAAAATCTCGGCAAAATCGAACATGAAGTAGAATCTGAAGCAGGACCATCCCCAAAGAAACCCGGATTTAAAGTTATCTTGGCGACAGCTGCCGTCGTTTTGGCCGCCGGCTTGTTTTTCCTCTTGAATCAGAAAATTATAAAACTGCCGTTCTTGACGGGGAACGGAAAAGGCAGTGCCGTAACATCAATTGCATACCATACCATCGACCCGATCGTTACCAACCTGGGCGCCAATAAGCATATCGAAATATCTTTAATGTTTAAAAATGACCCTGAATTAACGAAACAGATTTCTGCAGCGAACCCGATAATAAGAGATGATATTTTGATGCTGCTTACCTCGGCGGATATGAAAAAGAAGATCAAAGAAAGTGACCTGGAAAATCTGAAATCGTATATTGAAAACGAGGTAACCAATCGTTTGAAAAACAATTATAATGATAAAATAATTTTAAAAGAACTCAGGGTGTTTTAA